A genome region from Deltaproteobacteria bacterium includes the following:
- a CDS encoding RNA methyltransferase — protein sequence MNRDNNLNGNGDKDFIPRMAIGLVHYPILDREKKIVATNITNFDIHDIARAASVFGVHHYYLIHPMKEQLMFVERILDHWRVGQGSKFNPYRKTALNPVRTAEDCEKAVADWKERLGTDEDPIIIATHARAVSGANPIAFQEAREILWESKKPVFLIFGTGFGLTDEFMKNCHYVLESIKGAPPRDYRHLSVRSAVSICLDRLLGSW from the coding sequence ATGAATAGAGATAATAATTTAAATGGAAATGGAGATAAGGATTTTATCCCGAGGATGGCGATTGGTCTTGTTCATTACCCTATTCTTGATCGTGAAAAAAAAATAGTGGCCACCAATATTACAAATTTTGATATTCATGACATAGCCAGAGCCGCTTCTGTATTTGGAGTTCATCACTATTATCTGATTCATCCAATGAAGGAACAGCTGATGTTTGTAGAAAGAATTTTAGACCACTGGAGGGTCGGGCAAGGCTCAAAATTCAATCCCTATCGAAAGACGGCTTTGAATCCAGTGAGAACAGCCGAAGATTGTGAGAAGGCTGTTGCCGATTGGAAGGAAAGATTGGGAACGGATGAGGACCCTATAATTATTGCAACCCATGCAAGAGCTGTTAGTGGAGCGAACCCTATCGCGTTTCAAGAAGCCAGAGAAATACTCTGGGAAAGCAAAAAACCAGTATTTCTTATTTTTGGAACAGGTTTTGGTTTGACAGATGAATTTATGAAAAACTGTCACTACGTGTTAGAGAGTATCAAAGGGGCTCCGCCCAGAGATTACCGTCATCTTTCTGTGAGGTCTGCAGTAAGTATCTGTCTTGACCGGCTTCTTGGATCATGGTAA
- the trmD gene encoding tRNA (guanosine(37)-N1)-methyltransferase TrmD, which translates to MKFNFITLFPELIEASLKGGVVGQAIHKNIISCEFFNPRSVATDVHRTVDSISYGGIDGMVLKPEIMHKALESFNKSNQSDSKIIKTLYLSPQGKTFNQHHVKNLLNYDEITFICGRYAGIDQRFIIHNKIEEISIGDFVLSGGELPALVIMDAISRQVPGVLGNSQSSIKDSFYDNLLEAPCFTRPQKWEELEVPEVLLSGHHQKIEEWKEKISLLITLKKRPDLLQDFFTKKQVHFINGKTFGISELKIFYQQMSEKEKVVCGIQDMIFEAR; encoded by the coding sequence ATGAAGTTTAATTTTATCACGTTATTTCCTGAGCTGATTGAGGCTTCTCTCAAGGGAGGGGTCGTTGGGCAGGCTATTCATAAAAATATCATTTCCTGTGAGTTCTTCAATCCTAGATCTGTAGCCACAGATGTTCATCGTACTGTTGATTCAATTTCTTACGGTGGAATTGATGGAATGGTTTTGAAACCTGAAATTATGCATAAAGCCCTAGAGAGCTTTAATAAAAGTAATCAATCTGACTCTAAAATAATAAAGACATTGTATCTGTCCCCCCAGGGTAAAACATTCAATCAGCATCACGTTAAAAATTTATTAAATTATGATGAAATTACTTTTATTTGTGGCCGGTACGCAGGCATTGATCAAAGATTTATCATCCATAATAAAATCGAAGAGATTTCCATAGGTGATTTTGTCTTGAGTGGAGGAGAATTACCAGCCTTGGTCATTATGGATGCCATCAGTAGGCAAGTTCCAGGAGTTCTGGGAAATTCTCAATCATCTATTAAAGATTCATTTTATGACAATTTATTGGAAGCGCCCTGTTTTACAAGACCACAAAAATGGGAAGAGCTGGAGGTTCCCGAAGTTTTATTGTCAGGTCACCATCAGAAAATTGAAGAGTGGAAAGAAAAAATATCCCTATTGATAACTCTTAAGAAAAGACCTGACTTGCTTCAGGATTTCTTCACCAAAAAGCAAGTTCATTTTATTAACGGAAAAACTTTTGGTATTTCTGAATTGAAAATATTTTACCAACAGATGAGTGAAAAAGAAAAGGTTGTCTGTGGAATTCAAGATATGATATTTGAAGCTCGATGA
- the rimM gene encoding 16S rRNA processing protein RimM yields the protein MHSEVPSKVKVGKIKDAHGLKGELYFFSFSRETEWFDDLSEVYLETINRNEDEPSFQKYELENYKIFKEGAIIKLKGISDRTMAEKLKGRNLFIPEQALVAKPGETIYLSEILNFKITNEQGQDLGLVVKFSSNTAQDILVIQKNNLIYEVPFVDHFILDICYEDKVIVMDFPESLMTVNSES from the coding sequence ATGCATTCAGAAGTACCGTCAAAAGTTAAAGTAGGAAAAATTAAAGATGCCCATGGCTTAAAGGGCGAACTTTATTTTTTTTCTTTTTCAAGAGAAACAGAATGGTTTGATGATTTATCTGAAGTTTATTTAGAAACAATTAATAGGAATGAGGACGAACCTTCTTTTCAAAAGTACGAATTGGAAAATTATAAAATTTTTAAAGAGGGTGCCATTATTAAGCTAAAGGGGATTTCAGATCGCACCATGGCTGAAAAATTGAAAGGTCGAAATCTTTTTATTCCAGAGCAAGCACTTGTTGCGAAACCTGGAGAGACAATTTATCTAAGTGAAATTCTCAATTTTAAAATTACCAATGAACAAGGTCAAGATCTGGGCCTTGTCGTGAAGTTTTCATCAAATACGGCTCAAGATATTTTGGTGATTCAGAAAAATAATTTAATTTATGAGGTTCCTTTCGTTGATCATTTTATCTTGGATATTTGTTACGAAGATAAAGTGATTGTTATGGATTTTCCTGAAAGTTTAATGACTGTTAACAGTGAGTCGTAA
- a CDS encoding YraN family protein: MFYEHIKGQRCEELVCSWLEQNGWKILGRRVKSPYAEVDILTSKFEGQNINETIKMIEVKSVSNRDYLFLRLSNRQRVRLHQALIYFSYKWKKDIELHIAFVDAKGSIEFFQLED, translated from the coding sequence ATGTTTTATGAACATATTAAAGGTCAAAGGTGTGAAGAATTAGTTTGCTCTTGGTTGGAGCAAAATGGATGGAAAATCCTAGGTCGAAGAGTCAAAAGTCCCTATGCCGAAGTCGATATTCTTACTTCAAAATTCGAAGGGCAAAACATAAATGAGACCATTAAAATGATTGAAGTCAAATCTGTTAGCAATAGAGACTATTTATTTTTAAGATTATCAAATCGACAAAGGGTTCGGCTTCATCAAGCGTTGATATACTTCAGCTATAAATGGAAAAAAGATATTGAACTTCATATTGCTTTTGTCGATGCAAAAGGAAGTATTGAATTTTTTCAGTTAGAAGACTAA
- the rpsP gene encoding 30S ribosomal protein S16 — translation MVVIRLARLGKKHAPKYRITVADQRKYVTGKFIEVIGSYIPTPKGKDIQVKMDMDKYDFWLKKGAQPSPRVKHVVKLAQAQK, via the coding sequence ATGGTAGTAATTCGACTAGCTAGATTAGGAAAAAAGCACGCTCCTAAATACAGGATCACCGTAGCTGACCAAAGAAAATATGTAACAGGTAAATTTATTGAAGTTATTGGTTCGTATATTCCAACACCTAAAGGTAAGGATATTCAGGTCAAAATGGATATGGATAAATATGATTTTTGGTTAAAAAAAGGGGCTCAGCCGTCCCCTAGAGTTAAGCACGTAGTGAAGCTAGCCCAGGCCCAAAAATAA
- a CDS encoding ribonuclease HII translates to MQNWDQLPYDLIVGTDEVGRGCLAGPVVSCAVKFNHISELVQFKDSKLISEKRREDLFDEFSSSLTYGMGVASTEEIDEINILQASLLSMKRAVQQLEDHLKGKVSGRKLLLLDGNQIIPNLLGYDQAPVIKGDLKIALISAASVLAKVFRDRLMRSIGEEYPEYKFEIHKGYATQLHRDLIQKNGPSKWHRRSFKGVKEYVL, encoded by the coding sequence ATTCAAAACTGGGACCAGCTTCCCTATGATCTGATCGTCGGCACAGATGAAGTTGGTCGTGGTTGTTTAGCTGGACCTGTTGTTTCCTGTGCTGTTAAATTTAATCACATTTCTGAACTTGTCCAATTTAAAGATTCAAAATTAATTTCCGAAAAACGCAGAGAAGATTTATTCGATGAGTTCTCAAGCTCATTAACCTATGGTATGGGCGTTGCTTCCACTGAAGAAATTGATGAGATAAATATATTGCAAGCCTCTTTGTTATCAATGAAAAGAGCTGTTCAACAATTGGAAGATCATTTAAAGGGGAAAGTCTCTGGAAGAAAATTATTATTACTTGATGGGAATCAAATCATTCCTAATTTACTTGGCTATGATCAGGCCCCCGTTATTAAGGGAGATCTAAAAATTGCCTTAATTTCAGCGGCATCTGTTTTAGCTAAAGTTTTTCGGGACCGGTTAATGAGATCCATTGGCGAAGAGTATCCTGAATACAAATTTGAAATTCATAAAGGCTATGCAACCCAGCTGCACAGAGACCTTATCCAAAAAAATGGCCCAAGTAAATGGCATAGGCGTTCTTTTAAGGGAGTTAAGGAGTATGTTTTATGA
- the rplS gene encoding 50S ribosomal protein L19, whose protein sequence is MTKQTTVKKTATKKTLGNKTGAELIRRLTLKPVNKNIQEFNPGDTVNVHVKVKEGEKERTQIFKGVVVKIQGSGSAKCFTVRKISSGVGVERTFPFRSSNLEKVEKLVAGKVRRARLYYLRGLHGKAARIEADLTARTSDTPETNKEA, encoded by the coding sequence ATGACTAAACAAACTACTGTAAAAAAAACGGCAACAAAGAAAACTCTTGGAAATAAGACAGGTGCAGAATTAATCAGAAGACTGACTCTAAAACCAGTCAATAAAAACATTCAAGAATTTAACCCTGGTGATACGGTGAATGTTCATGTCAAAGTAAAAGAGGGTGAGAAGGAAAGAACTCAAATTTTCAAGGGTGTTGTTGTAAAGATCCAAGGTTCAGGTTCTGCAAAATGTTTTACAGTGAGAAAAATTTCTTCAGGGGTTGGCGTTGAGCGAACTTTTCCATTTAGAAGTAGTAATTTAGAAAAAGTTGAAAAATTAGTTGCAGGTAAAGTGAGAAGAGCCAGACTTTATTATTTAAGAGGTCTACATGGTAAAGCAGCAAGAATTGAAGCTGATTTAACTGCAAGAACTAGTGACACTCCTGAAACCAATAAAGAAGCTTAA
- the lptD gene encoding LPS assembly protein LptD has translation MLTNLKSFTYLLFLIFFYFNFSFTLAAESSFSAKIQGLLIQADSLDRDTENEIVELKGNIQIVYKEYHIKCDQAYIFLRAKRIHMLGRVIMTHTKSTLGGDQVWFDYESNTGLISKGFVQSGSVIFEGELINKTGENDFFVQNADYTTCSNCPASWSFQGSQIRAELGGYAYIKNSFLKVGTIPVFWLPYLVIPLKSDRQTGLLTPEFENSQPGGLTISQPFFYVISRNQDLTYTLKNYELRGPKSLLNYRFVLNENSYGEFNTAWLRDKVFQNEDRINSFKSETEQGEGFNRWFLKYDHYLELPNDYIHRLQMLNASDLQYPNDFSKETKNQNEPSLENRMSLSKNTENTHFHIDTSYHINLLKSDPLAGNDESVHRTPEIIVSKMPEFISDSGFIYNWEFSYLNLTRAGKAYDDITEKTLSDSTNKLRYPTNSCDSPNFDRDPNCKLVQDGKFDSNRDLLRTGQRFDFKPTIAYPLNFNDTIDILPKMTFRDTQYQFQLNENSEVYRRYLKAELGTRTQFTRVYSDSSDLNSSKYRHEIIPQIIYSKTPWVDKRNHPFWGFENESLLDIPFTSQNGISDGDLNSPYGLQFDYLDRSLDREIVTISVVQRLTEKITNPSGASYKQLASLTLSQSYDVYQAGLNTPNKQPWSNLSAYLNINFDYFSTASSFNYYPYQKVTDINSGIKLSNKYGNFYEINLIKSNQIVPGQDVKSQDVTEDYLFRSGLISKYINIIGEFVYDGKNLSNSFNNRLKKWAYVAQFKPPGDCWLITLAQYRPTTGPQELKLRFDFTFDGNSKPPLTIDAMNEIIK, from the coding sequence ATGCTTACGAATCTTAAGTCCTTCACCTATCTTCTTTTTTTAATATTTTTTTACTTCAACTTTTCTTTTACCTTAGCCGCAGAAAGTTCATTTTCTGCAAAAATTCAAGGACTTCTTATTCAAGCAGATTCATTGGATAGAGATACAGAAAATGAAATTGTAGAGCTCAAAGGAAATATACAAATTGTCTACAAGGAATATCATATAAAATGCGATCAAGCCTATATCTTCTTAAGAGCCAAGCGAATTCACATGTTAGGAAGAGTCATAATGACACATACTAAGTCCACTCTTGGCGGAGATCAAGTTTGGTTTGATTATGAATCTAATACGGGTCTTATTTCAAAGGGATTTGTCCAATCTGGGTCTGTAATCTTTGAAGGCGAACTCATTAACAAAACTGGCGAAAATGATTTTTTTGTGCAAAATGCTGATTACACAACTTGTTCCAACTGCCCGGCTTCCTGGAGTTTCCAAGGATCACAAATCAGAGCCGAACTCGGTGGCTATGCCTATATCAAAAACTCCTTTTTAAAAGTGGGAACCATTCCCGTCTTCTGGCTTCCCTACTTGGTTATCCCATTAAAAAGTGACCGACAGACGGGCTTATTGACGCCTGAATTCGAGAATTCTCAGCCGGGAGGTCTTACCATTTCCCAACCTTTCTTCTATGTCATATCAAGGAATCAGGATCTCACTTACACTTTAAAAAATTATGAACTCAGAGGTCCCAAGAGCTTGTTAAATTATCGTTTTGTTTTGAATGAAAACAGCTATGGGGAATTCAATACGGCCTGGCTCAGGGATAAAGTCTTTCAAAATGAGGACCGCATCAATTCCTTTAAGAGTGAAACTGAACAGGGTGAAGGATTTAACCGTTGGTTTCTTAAGTATGATCACTACCTTGAATTACCCAATGACTATATTCATCGATTACAAATGCTTAATGCCAGCGATCTGCAATATCCTAATGATTTTTCAAAAGAAACAAAAAATCAAAATGAACCTTCCCTTGAGAACCGCATGAGTCTTTCTAAAAATACAGAAAATACTCATTTCCACATTGATACAAGTTATCATATCAATCTTCTTAAAAGTGATCCTTTGGCCGGTAATGATGAAAGCGTGCATCGAACACCTGAAATTATTGTTTCTAAAATGCCCGAATTCATTTCTGATTCAGGATTTATATATAATTGGGAATTTAGTTACCTCAACTTAACACGAGCTGGAAAAGCCTATGATGATATCACTGAAAAAACTTTGAGTGATAGTACGAATAAATTAAGATACCCTACAAACTCTTGTGATTCTCCTAACTTTGATAGAGATCCTAATTGCAAATTAGTACAAGATGGTAAATTTGATTCTAATCGAGACCTCCTTAGAACGGGCCAAAGATTTGATTTTAAACCAACAATCGCTTACCCTTTAAATTTCAATGATACCATTGATATTTTACCAAAAATGACCTTCAGAGACACTCAATATCAGTTTCAGTTAAATGAGAATTCTGAAGTTTACCGTAGATATCTCAAGGCAGAGCTCGGCACTAGAACTCAATTTACTCGAGTTTATTCTGATTCTTCAGATCTTAACTCGTCCAAATACCGTCACGAGATTATTCCACAAATTATCTACAGCAAAACTCCTTGGGTTGACAAACGCAACCACCCCTTCTGGGGATTTGAAAATGAATCCCTTTTAGATATTCCTTTTACGAGTCAAAATGGCATCTCTGATGGGGACCTGAATTCGCCCTATGGTTTACAGTTTGACTATTTAGATAGAAGTTTAGATAGAGAAATTGTAACTATTTCCGTTGTCCAAAGGCTCACTGAAAAAATAACTAATCCTTCAGGTGCCTCCTACAAACAACTGGCTTCTCTCACCTTATCCCAATCCTATGATGTTTATCAGGCTGGTCTCAATACCCCTAACAAACAACCCTGGTCAAATTTGTCCGCCTATTTAAATATTAATTTTGATTATTTCTCAACAGCTTCTTCCTTTAACTACTATCCTTATCAAAAAGTTACTGATATTAATTCGGGTATTAAATTATCAAATAAGTACGGAAATTTTTATGAAATTAATTTAATTAAATCTAATCAGATTGTGCCAGGACAGGATGTGAAAAGCCAAGATGTAACGGAAGATTATCTCTTCCGATCTGGATTGATTTCAAAATATATAAACATAATCGGAGAATTTGTTTATGATGGGAAAAACCTAAGTAATTCATTTAATAATCGACTCAAAAAATGGGCCTACGTCGCTCAATTCAAACCTCCAGGAGATTGCTGGCTTATCACTCTAGCTCAATACCGTCCAACAACTGGTCCCCAAGAGTTAAAACTAAGGTTTGATTTTACTTTCGATGGAAATTCAAAACCACCCCTCACCATCGATGCCATGAATGAAATTATTAAATAA
- the ffh gene encoding signal recognition particle protein, with product MFENLSDKILNSVKKLKGGQRISEANIEEVIKDIRLSLLDADVNFKVVKKFIDEVKLKAIGEKVIENVNPGQMFIKIVHDELVKTLGGGTAELNLEVSSSEPTVLFLVGLQGAGKTTSAAKLALFLRSKKNKKVGLVPADVYRPAAIEQLQTLGKQNNFPVFSSQPTQKPQEILKLSKEWAKDHKLEVVIVDTAGRLTIDESLMTELSDLKNIWKPQEILLVADAMLGQQSVQVAEGFHQRLSLTGLILTKIDGDARGGAALSIREVTGIPIKFLGVGEKVSALDIFHPDRLAGRILDMGDVLTLVEKAQEVMDDKLARQSTEKLLKNQFSLEDFLAQIQQMKKLGGIETLMKFLPGMGEISKQLKNMTPPDQEIKKIEAIIRSMTNEERRNHKVLNGSRRLRISKGSGTQVTDVNKLIKQFEEAQKMMSQFMKMGLGKGPMGKRF from the coding sequence ATGTTTGAAAATTTATCAGATAAGATTCTTAATTCAGTTAAAAAACTAAAAGGTGGACAGCGAATTTCTGAGGCCAATATTGAAGAGGTTATCAAAGATATTCGACTCAGTTTATTAGATGCAGATGTTAATTTTAAAGTTGTAAAAAAATTTATTGATGAGGTAAAACTCAAGGCCATTGGTGAAAAAGTAATTGAGAATGTCAACCCGGGACAAATGTTTATTAAAATTGTCCATGACGAGCTGGTAAAAACCTTGGGTGGTGGAACTGCAGAGTTAAATTTAGAAGTATCCTCATCGGAACCAACCGTGTTGTTCTTAGTAGGTCTTCAAGGGGCAGGTAAGACAACCAGTGCCGCCAAATTAGCTTTGTTCCTAAGAAGTAAAAAGAATAAAAAAGTAGGATTGGTGCCGGCAGATGTTTATAGGCCAGCGGCCATTGAGCAATTGCAAACTTTGGGCAAACAAAACAATTTTCCCGTTTTTTCTTCTCAGCCAACTCAAAAACCTCAAGAGATTTTAAAGCTGTCTAAAGAGTGGGCCAAAGATCATAAACTAGAGGTTGTCATTGTGGATACGGCAGGTCGGTTGACCATCGATGAATCCTTGATGACAGAGCTTTCTGACTTAAAAAATATTTGGAAGCCTCAAGAAATATTATTGGTTGCAGATGCCATGTTGGGGCAGCAATCGGTTCAGGTAGCTGAAGGTTTTCATCAGCGTCTCTCTTTGACGGGACTTATTCTCACTAAAATTGATGGAGACGCCAGAGGGGGAGCCGCTTTAAGTATCCGCGAAGTTACGGGCATTCCAATTAAATTTCTAGGTGTGGGTGAAAAAGTTTCAGCTTTGGATATTTTTCATCCAGACCGTCTGGCGGGTCGAATTTTAGACATGGGAGATGTTCTTACCCTCGTCGAAAAAGCTCAAGAAGTGATGGACGATAAGCTAGCCCGTCAATCCACGGAAAAACTATTAAAAAATCAATTTTCTTTGGAGGATTTTTTAGCTCAAATTCAACAAATGAAAAAATTAGGTGGGATTGAGACTCTGATGAAATTTTTACCAGGAATGGGGGAGATTTCAAAACAACTCAAAAATATGACTCCTCCCGACCAAGAGATTAAAAAGATTGAAGCCATAATTCGTTCCATGACAAATGAAGAAAGAAGAAACCATAAGGTTTTAAATGGCTCAAGGCGTCTGAGGATTTCCAAGGGGAGTGGAACCCAGGTTACTGATGTCAATAAATTGATCAAGCAATTTGAAGAAGCGCAAAAAATGATGAGTCAGTTTATGAAAATGGGTTTAGGAAAAGGACCTATGGGAAAAAGATTTTAA
- a CDS encoding KH domain-containing protein — protein MDSLKVLVEHMAKSLVDKPDNVEVDEIPGQQTTLLALKVDKEDLGKVIGKQGKTAAAMRTIIRAAGTKLNKRYHLDIVE, from the coding sequence ATGGATAGCTTAAAAGTACTCGTTGAGCACATGGCTAAGTCCTTAGTTGATAAGCCTGATAATGTAGAAGTGGATGAGATTCCTGGACAACAAACAACTTTATTAGCTTTAAAAGTTGATAAAGAAGACTTAGGTAAAGTTATTGGGAAACAAGGAAAAACAGCGGCTGCAATGAGAACAATCATTAGAGCTGCGGGAACCAAATTAAATAAAAGATACCATTTAGATATAGTTGAATAA
- a CDS encoding outer membrane beta-barrel protein codes for MKTLLVILAGFLFSASARAGFMAEPWLGYESGKTDCTNVVGGDCGAKSTGTGYGARLGWMFSGGYWLAGEYMGGSGTIKYDDSSVADDNFEHTTLGATLGFDFPMGFRVFAGYGFNNSLKDKSASAEVTFKGTSSRVGLGYKFHNNISVNLEYHTDTYTKFDVSSFTDLDISTLFSKFNSTRTMLTLSYVFNSGK; via the coding sequence ATGAAAACACTACTTGTAATTTTGGCAGGTTTTTTATTTTCAGCAAGTGCCCGTGCCGGATTTATGGCAGAACCGTGGTTGGGATATGAATCGGGTAAGACGGATTGTACCAATGTTGTTGGAGGCGACTGTGGGGCTAAATCTACAGGAACAGGTTATGGGGCTCGATTAGGATGGATGTTTTCTGGTGGTTATTGGCTTGCGGGTGAGTACATGGGTGGATCGGGAACTATAAAGTACGACGATTCCAGTGTTGCTGATGATAATTTTGAGCATACGACTTTAGGGGCTACTTTGGGTTTTGATTTCCCAATGGGTTTTCGAGTTTTTGCTGGTTATGGTTTTAATAACAGCTTAAAAGATAAATCCGCTTCTGCGGAGGTCACTTTTAAAGGAACTTCTTCTCGTGTTGGACTTGGTTATAAATTTCACAATAACATCAGTGTTAATCTGGAATATCACACAGATACTTATACCAAATTTGATGTGTCTTCATTTACGGATTTAGATATTTCTACTTTGTTTTCAAAGTTTAATTCTACGAGAACGATGTTAACTTTGAGCTACGTTTTTAATAGTGGCAAATAA
- a CDS encoding peptide chain release factor 3: MLIDTISQKEIQRRRTFAIISHPDAGKTTLTEKLLYHGGVIHETGEVKGKSGTKAVTSDWMELERQKGISITSSVMTFEYEGLKVNLLDTPGHKDFSEDTYRVLMAVDSACMLIDVAKGVEERTKKLYEVCRYRQVPIFTFVNKLDREGKDPLTLIDEIEKTLGMQCYPVTWPLGIGQRFKGIYNRITQELQFYDQRREGDETIKYAFNGVSDPRLDEFLDRETAAQVRDELELIESALPPFDVGAFLSGEISPVTFGSAKQNFGVDTFLHFFCSYAPAPQARKRKTGEDMDPLENNFTAFVFKIQANMDRRHRDRVAFLRVCSGKFERGMKVQHMRLKKELRLAYSNQFVAAERETVDVAYAGDIVGVNDTGNFAIGDCVAVQGQIQFEDIPKFAPELFTKLTVGDALKRSKLQEALKHLAEEGAIQIFIDPLVGMQDPLIGAVGELQFEVLAHRLQDEYNLEVRLNRLPYSVARWPKTKDGKSTDILKGGFQIFRDLNENPVILLKQEWDLNWAQRENPEIEFANSISRAR, from the coding sequence ATGCTAATTGACACTATCTCTCAAAAAGAAATTCAAAGGCGGCGCACGTTTGCCATTATCTCTCATCCCGATGCGGGAAAGACAACACTCACAGAAAAGCTACTCTATCATGGAGGAGTGATTCATGAAACGGGTGAAGTCAAAGGTAAATCAGGAACCAAGGCAGTGACTTCAGATTGGATGGAGTTGGAAAGACAAAAGGGAATATCCATTACTTCTTCGGTGATGACCTTTGAGTATGAAGGGCTAAAAGTTAATTTGCTAGATACCCCTGGGCATAAAGATTTTTCTGAAGATACCTACCGTGTTTTGATGGCTGTGGATTCCGCCTGTATGTTGATAGATGTGGCTAAAGGAGTTGAGGAACGAACTAAAAAACTTTACGAGGTTTGTCGTTACCGACAGGTGCCCATCTTTACCTTTGTTAACAAACTCGACAGAGAAGGGAAAGACCCTCTAACCTTAATAGACGAGATCGAAAAGACATTGGGAATGCAATGTTATCCAGTGACCTGGCCTTTAGGAATTGGGCAAAGGTTTAAAGGGATTTATAATCGTATCACCCAGGAGCTTCAGTTTTATGATCAAAGGCGCGAAGGGGACGAGACCATTAAGTATGCGTTTAATGGCGTCTCTGATCCGAGGCTAGATGAGTTTTTAGATCGTGAAACAGCAGCCCAGGTTCGAGATGAGCTGGAACTTATCGAAAGTGCTTTACCCCCCTTTGATGTGGGCGCCTTTTTGAGCGGAGAGATCTCACCCGTCACCTTTGGTTCAGCAAAACAAAATTTTGGAGTGGATACCTTTCTTCATTTTTTTTGTTCCTATGCTCCAGCTCCTCAGGCAAGGAAAAGAAAAACAGGGGAGGATATGGACCCTTTGGAAAATAATTTCACTGCCTTTGTTTTTAAAATTCAAGCCAATATGGATCGGAGGCACCGGGACCGTGTTGCTTTCTTGCGCGTCTGTTCTGGAAAATTTGAAAGAGGGATGAAGGTTCAGCACATGCGTTTGAAAAAAGAGTTGAGGTTGGCCTATTCGAACCAATTTGTGGCTGCAGAGCGAGAGACAGTGGACGTGGCCTATGCAGGTGATATCGTTGGTGTGAATGATACGGGAAATTTTGCTATTGGCGATTGTGTGGCTGTTCAGGGACAAATTCAATTTGAAGATATTCCTAAGTTTGCTCCCGAGCTTTTTACGAAACTAACTGTTGGTGATGCTTTGAAAAGGTCTAAATTACAAGAGGCTTTGAAGCACCTGGCGGAAGAAGGAGCGATTCAAATTTTTATCGATCCTTTAGTGGGGATGCAGGACCCACTTATCGGCGCTGTTGGAGAACTGCAGTTTGAAGTGCTTGCTCACCGACTTCAAGATGAGTACAATCTTGAAGTTCGATTGAATCGATTGCCCTACTCCGTGGCTCGTTGGCCAAAAACTAAGGACGGGAAATCAACGGACATCCTGAAAGGTGGGTTTCAAATTTTTCGAGATCTTAATGAAAATCCAGTTATTCTTTTAAAACAAGAATGGGATTTGAATTGGGCCCAGAGGGAAAATCCAGAAATTGAATTTGCAAACTCCATCAGCAGAGCAAGGTAA